A window from Setaria italica strain Yugu1 chromosome VIII, Setaria_italica_v2.0, whole genome shotgun sequence encodes these proteins:
- the LOC101756179 gene encoding probable phosphoinositide phosphatase SAC9: protein MMFHSKSLPRPKDTSVVVVVLETTEVYIVISLSTRADTQVIYVDPTTGALRYLGKHGEDVFDSEAAALNYITDGSRILSKSTTYGKAVLGYAVLGSYALLLVATQLSATVPNLPGGGCIHTVAESQWIKIQLQNPQPQGNGEQKNIRELADLDIDGKYYFCETRDVTRPFPSRMTVWEPDEEFVWNEWLSKPFKDIGLPGHCVILLQGFAECRNFGGAGQQGGLVALIARRSRLHPGTRYLARGLNACSGTGNEVECEQLVWVPQKGGGRIPFSSYIWRRGTIPIWWGAEIKNAVSVEAEIYVADDPYNGSLQYYQRLSRRYGNKSSEENVSRQKKSGMVPIVCVNLLRYAEGKTESVLVDCFKESLQYMKSTGKLGSTWIQLINYDWHATVKLKGQQQTVEGLWRHLKAPTMAIGFSEGNYYDVRQQLKECKGSIICNDDINGGFCMESTQNGVIRFNCADSLDRTNAASYFGALQVFVEQCSRLSISLDVDAMFGLSSRYSEYDSRNARSLPPGWEERFDSVTGKSFYIDHNTRTTTWEHPCQEAPQKPWKRFDMTFDQFKGSTMLAPVNHLAELFLLAGDIHATLYTGSKAMHSEILNIFKEETGKFSKFSAVQNVKITVQRRFHNYVNDSSRQKQLEMFLGLRLYKHLPSIPIFPLKVLSRPSGCMLKPVPSITPVADGGSSLLSFKKKDLIWVCQQGADYVELFIYLGEPCQVCQLLLTVSHGAEDSSYPASVDVRIGSSIDALKLVVEGACIPQCSNGTNLLIPLTGRIDPEDLAVTGKSARPNVQESTYLPLLYDFEELEGELNFLNRVVALSFHPSSISRTPITLGEIEVLGISLPWADMLNNSGRAPEFMELLHKKSSAHCDMGSKSFANSSGPVNDSRGSEGSYTKSSSSAQPGGSENLLDFLTGDFDMSKSHITENMSFGNGEQTNFLDDGFDVNPFASASEVPVPTVNNQVEECGSTQLYLKFFESFSGNNKGKGLTFEEVMKLEIKRLHLGLSAAERDRALLSIGVIPATVDPNRSVDYSYLLKLSSLADNLALLGHAVLEDRVNASIGLEKGSGHAIDFWNISENDDSCYDGACEVRAPSSLQASATRENQSVFVECSQCERTVCKACCAGRGAFLLLNTYRDLKIYGGSQGGGYSALADSFVCKSCCSEIIKRALYVDYVRVLQSLRRKYRAEKAAMDAVNQVCQLESSKVSDLSQSIQTGQRQLKQILDGEESLAEFPYASFLQTVETADDSEPLLSLLAPLGAGDYNSYWKAPGANTSVEFSIVLGGLSDVAGVAIIVSSCGYTSDCPIVEIWASNRIQREDRTFIGKWDVQDIISSSPQLCGPEKSSRISGEPRHIKFHFPNPIRCRIISIKMTLPHIGSHSTKFSEEFDLLSLGDSSFYESKPTSPQNSFIHAKRIIVFGSSLRKEMGSDTSGGIMRMKSYLDRSPPLGRFRIPVEAERLRDNDLVLEHYLLPNSPGIAGFRLDFFSIIRPHVTHSPSSSELYMREFSLTRMEDRFVNQAILYMQVTIVKESGKLVVEEYRLPEVKASTPLYFDFPDLQQDVRCVMFRLLGDVTAFVDDISELDGLNSRNLPLASGLSLSNKIKLYYYADTYEMGKIGSLSAV, encoded by the exons ATG ATGTTCCACAGCAAGTCCCTCCCTAGGCCCAAGGACACGtcggtggtcgtcgtcgtcttggAGACAACCGAGGTGTACATTGTGATCAGCTTGTCGACGAGGGCCGATACTCAGGTAATATATGTCGACCCGACCACGGGCGCCCTGCGCTACTTGGGGAAGCACGGGGAAGATGTTTTCGATTCCGAGGCTGCGGCATTGAACTACATCACTGATGGATCAAGGATTTTATCCAAGAGCACCACCTATGGGAAAGCAGTGCTGGGCTATGCAGTGTTAGGAAGCTATGCTTTGCTTTTGGTTGCAACGCAGCTGAGTGCAACAGTTCCCAATCTGCCCGGAGGTGGGTGCATACACACAGTGGCGGAGAGTCAATGGATAAAGATCCAGCTGCAAAACCCTCAGCCCCAGGGGAATGGAGAGCAGAAAAATATCCGTGAATTGGCTGATCTTGATATTGACGGGAAGTACTACTTTTGTGAGACAAGGGATGTTACCAGGCCATTTCCAAGTCGTATGACAGTATGGGAACCAGATGAGGAATTTGTTTGGAATGAGTGGCTGTCAAAGCCTTTTAAGGACATCGGCTTGCCAGGACACTGTGTCATTCTTTTACAggggtttgctgagtgtcgaAACTTTGGAGGTGCTGGGCAGCAAGGTGGGTTAGTTGCCCTTATTGCACGTCGGAGTCGGTTGCATCCTGGAACCCGCTATTTGGCTCGTGGACTGAATGCATGTTCAGGCACAGGCAATGAGGTAGAGTGTGAGCAACTTGTTTGGGTTCCACAAAAGGGTGGAGGGCGCATCCCTTTTAGCTCATATATCTGGCGGCGTGGAACTATACCGATATGGTGGGGTGCAGAAATAAAGAATGCTGTGTCAGTAGAAGCTGAAATTTATGTTGCTGATGATCCTTACAACGGGAGCTTACAATACTACCAACGACTGAGTAGAAGATACGGCAATAAATCATCTGAAGAGAATGTATCTAGGCAAAAGAAATCTGGAATGGTTCCCATTGTTTGTGTTAACTTACTAAGATATGCTGAAGGAAAAACTGAGTCAGTTCTTGTTGATTGTTTCAAAGAATCTCTACAGTACATGAAGTCTACTGGAAAGCTTGGAAGCACGTGGATCCAGTTGATAAATTATGACTGGCATGCCACTGTGAAGTTAAAAGGACAGCAGCAGACAGTTGAGGGCCTATGGAGACATCTTAAAGCACCTACAATGGCCATTGGCTTCAGTGAAGGGAATTACTATGATGTAAGACAGCAGCTTAAGGAATGTAAAGGATCGATTATCTGCAATGACGACATAAATGGCGGATTTTGCATGGAATCTACTCAAAATGGGGTGATACGTTTCAATTGTGCTGACTCCCTTGATCGGACCAATGCTGCTAGTTACTTTGGGGCACTTCAAGTTTTTGTTGAACAGTGTAGTCGATTGAGTATCTCACTCGATGTAGATGCAATGTTTGGGTTATCAAGCAGATATTCTGAATATGACAGTCGAAATGCTCGTTCTTTGCCCCCTGGATGGGAGGAGCGCTTTGACTCTGTAACAGGGAAATCATTTTATATTGATCATAATACACGTACGACCACATGGGAACATCCATGCCAGGAGGCTCCACAGAAGCCCTGGAAGAGATTTGATATGACATTTGATCAGTTCAAAGGCTCAACAATGCTTGCTCCAGTGAACCACCTTGCTGAACTTTTTCTTTTGGCTGGCGATATCCATGCCACGTTGTACACTGGCTCAAAAGCTATGCACAGTGAGATTCTGAACATATTCAAAGAGGAAACCGGAAAGTTTAGTAAATTTTCAGCTGTTCAGAATGTGAAGATTACAGTGCAAAGAAGGTTCCACAATTATGTGAATGATAGTTCCCGCCAAAAGCAGTTGGAGATGTTCCTTGGATTGAGGCTATATAAGCATCTCCCGTCCATTCCTATATTCCCTCTCAAA GTGCTATCAAGGCCATCTGGATGCATGTTGAAACCAGTTCCTAGTATCACCCCAGTGGCTGATGGTGGTTCCAGTCTTCTCAGCTTCAAAAAGAAGGATCTTATTTGG GTATGTCAGCAAGGTGCAGACTACGTTGAACTTTTTATATACCTTGGGGAACCTTGTCAAGTCTGTCAACTGCTTCTTACTGTCTCCCATGGTGCTGAAGATTCTTCCTATCCAGCATCAGTAGATGTTAGAATTGGCTCAAGCATAGATGCCCTTAAGCTCGTGGTTGAG GGTGCTTGCATTCCACAGTGCTCGAATGGCACAAATTTATTGATACCTCTCACTGGAAGAATTGATCCAGAGGACTTAGCTGTTACAGGGAAAAGTGCTAGGCCCAATGTTCAAGAGAGCACGTACCTTCCTTTGTTATATGACTTTGAAGAGCTAGAAGGAGAACTAAACTTTTTAAATCGGGTTGTTGCATTATCTTTTCATCCATCTTCCATATCAAGGACACCCATCACTCTTGGTGAG ATTGAAGTACTTGGAATTTCTCTTCCATGGGCAGACATGTTAAACAATAGTGGACGTGCTCCTGAATTTATGGAGCTTCTCCATAAAAAATCAAGCGCTCACTGTGATATGGGTTCAAAGTCTTTTGCAAATTCTTCTGGGCCTGTGAATGATTCTCGTGGCAGTGAGGGGTCTTATACTAAAAGTTCATCGTCAGCTCAACCAGGTGGTTCGGAAAATTTGTTGGATTTTCTCACAGGTGATTTTGACATGTCAAAGTCACATATAACTGAAAATATGTCTTTTGGTAATGGGGAACAAACAAACTTCTTAGATGATGGATTTGATGTTAACCCTTTTGCCTCTGCATCAGAAGTGCCTGTTCCTACAGTGAATAACCAGGTTGAAGAATGTGGCAGCACACAGCTTTATCTTAAATTTTTTGAATCTTTTTCTGGCAATAATAAG GGAAAGGGTCTTACCtttgaggaagtgatgaaactTGAAATAAAACGTCTCCATCTTGGTCTTTCTGCTGCTGAAAGGGACCGGGCATTGTTATCAATTGGTGTTATTCCTGCCACAGTAGATCCAAACCGTTCAGTTGATTATTCTTACCTGTTGAAGCTGTCCAGCTTAGCTGATAATCTAGCACTGCTGGGCCATGCAGTCCTTGAGGATCGTGTTAATGCTTCAATAGGGCTTGAAAAGGGCAGTGGACACGCTATAGATTTTTGGAACATCAGTGAAAATGATGATTCCTGCTATGATGGGGCATGTGAAGTCCGTGCTCCATCTTCATTACAGGCTTCAGCCACTAGAGAAAATCAATCAGTATTTGTGGAATGTTCCCAGTGTGAAAGGACAGTTTGCAAAGCTTGCTGTGCTGGTAGAGGGGCCTTCCTTTTGCTCAACACCTATAGGGATCTGAAGATATATGGTGGGAGTCAAGGTGGTGGCTATTCAGCACTTGCAGATAGTTTTGTGTGCAAATCATGCTGCAGTGAAATCATCAAACGTGCATTGTATGTGGATTATGTTCGGGTTCTTCAGAGTTTACGGAGAAAATATCGTGCAGAGAAAGCAGCAATGGATGCTGTGAATCAGGTCTGCCAGCTGGAGTCCAGCAAAGTATCTGATTTATCGCAAAGTATTCAAACTGGTCAGAGACAATTGAAGCAGATCCTTGATGGTGAAGAGTCCCTTGCAGAATTTCCATATGCAAGCTTTTTACAAACG GTTGAAACTGCTGATGACTCTGAACCACTGCTTTCGTTACTGGCACCTCTTGGTGCCGGAGATTACAATTCTTACTGGAAAGCTCCTGGGGCTAACACTTCAGTGGAGTTCTCGATTGTTCTTGGTGGTTTATCAGATGTTGCAGGAGTTGCCATAATTGTCAGTTCTTGCGGTTACACATCTGACTGCCCTATT GTAGAGATATGGGCCAGTAATAGAATACAGCGAGAAGATCGTACATTCATAGGAAAGTGGGATGTACAAGATATAATATCTTCATCTCCGCAGCTTTGTGGACCTGAAAAATCTAGTAGAATAAGTGGAGAACCAAGACACATTAAATTTCACTTCCCAAATCCTATCCGCTGTCGTATCATTTCAATAAAAATGACACTTCCCCATATTGGTTCTCATTCAACCAAGTTTAGTGAGGAGTTTGATCTTCTGTCATTGGGTGATAGCTCATTTTATGAATCAAAGCCAACCAGTCCACAGAATTCATTTATCCATGCAAAAAGAATTATTGTTTTCGGTAGTTCTTTGAGGAAGGAGATGGGTTCTGACACATCTGGGGGAATAATGAGAATGAAAAGTTATTTAGACAGATCACCGCCCTTGGGGAGATTTAGG ATTCCAGTTGAAGCTGAGAGGCTAAGAGATAATGATCTTGTTCTTGAGCATTATCTCTTACCTAATTCACCTGGAATAGCTGGATTCCGGCTTGACTTTTTCAGTATTATAAGGCCTCATGTGACCCATTCACCATCCTCATCAGAATTGTACATGAGGGAGTTTTCATTGACACGAATGGAAGATAGATTTGTAAATCAAGCAATTCTTTATATGCAGGTCACAATTGTTAAG GAGTCTGGCAAGCTGGTTGTAGAGGAATACCGTTTACCAGAAGTCAAAGCGAGTACACCACTGTATTTTGATTTTCCTGATCTGCAACAAGATGTCCGTTGTGTTATGTTTAGATTACTTGGGGATGTCACTGCCTTTGTTGATGACATTTCTGAGCTTGACGGCTTAAACTCGCGAAATCTTCCTTTGGCATCTGGACTGTCTTTGTCAAATAAGATCAAGTTGTACTACTACGCAGATACATATGAGATGGGAAAGATCGGCAGTCTCTCAGCAGTATAA